From Malaciobacter mytili LMG 24559:
TGTGAGTCTCCTTTAAAGTTTGGAGGAGTATCTACAATTTTAAGTTCAACAATCATTGGTGGTTCAACTGTAATAGCATTACCGTTAAAAAACATCATATCAACATTCATACCATCAATAATCCATTTTTCAGTTTCACCAACTTGCTCATATGTTAAACCAATTTGCTCATATGTTTCAGTATCCATAAATTGTAACATTTCACCATCATCATATAAAAATTGCATTTGTTTTTGTTGTAAATCTGGAGTTTCACATTTATCTCCAGCATGGAAAGTTTTTTCA
This genomic window contains:
- the efp gene encoding elongation factor P, with the protein product MATISMGDLKKGLKIQLDGVPYKITEYQHVKPGKGAAFVRCKIKSFLNGKVIEKTFHAGDKCETPDLQQKQMQFLYDDGEMLQFMDTETYEQIGLTYEQVGETEKWIIDGMNVDMMFFNGNAITVEPPMIVELKIVDTPPNFKGDSQGGKKPATLESGAVVQIPFHILEGDVIRCDTRTGEYIEKVK